A region from the Falco peregrinus isolate bFalPer1 chromosome 19, bFalPer1.pri, whole genome shotgun sequence genome encodes:
- the NAXE gene encoding NAD(P)H-hydrate epimerase, with product MPGPRSLLGLGLLVAAARAGGRCPGGGWHRDWHRDRGWCRPHRAMHGPSAGPGPRELRFLGQEEAQAIDQELFTEYKFSVDQLMELAGLSCATAIAKAYPPSSFTTSQPAVLVVCGPGNNGGDGLVCARHLKMFGYEPTVYYPKRPNKPLFEGLTTQCQKMDIPFLPEFPAEAALIDELYGLVVDAIFGFSFKGAVREPFGSILGTLERVTVPIASIDIPSGWDVEKGKADGLQPDMLISLTAPKAAAKHFAGRYHFLGGRFVPPALQKKYALNLPPYPETDCVLQLT from the exons ATGCCGGGCCCGCGGtcgctgctggggctggggctgctggtggcggcggcgcgggcgggcgggcgttgcccgggggggggctggcACCGGGACTGGCACCGGGACCGCGGCTGGTGCCGCCCCCACCGCGCCATGCACGGGCCcagcgccgggcccggcccgcgggAGCTGCGCTTCCTTGG gcaggaggaggccCAGGCCATCGACCAGGAGCTCTTCACCGAGTACAAATTCAGCGTGGACCAGCTGATGGAGCTGGCGGGGCTGAGCTGCGCCACCGCCATCGCCAAG GCTtacccccccagctccttcaCCACCAGCCAGCCCGCCGTGCTGGTCGTCTGTGGGCCGGGAAACAACGGCGGCGACGGCTTGGTCTGCGCCCggcacctgaaaatgttt GGCTACGAGCCAACCGTCTATTACCCCAAGCGGCCCAACAAGCCCCTCTTTGAAGGTTTGACCACCCAGTGCCAGAAGATGGACATCCCCTTCCTGCCCGAGTTCCCGGCGGAG GCTGCGCTCATCGACGAGCTCTACGGCTTGGTGGTGGATGCGATTTTCGGGTTCAGCTTCAAGGGAGCGGTGCGGGAGCCCTTCGGCAGCATCCTCGGCACCCTCGAGCGCGTCACGGTCCCCATCGCCAGCATCGACATCCCCTCGG GCTGGGACGTGGAGAAGGGGAAGGCGGACGGTCTCCAGCCCGACATGCTCATCTCGCTGACGGCGCCCAAGGCAGCAGCCAAGCATTTTGCTGGCCGCTACCACTTCCTCGGGGGCAGGTTTGTGCCCCCCGCGCTCCAGAAGAAATACGCTTTAAACCTGCCGCCGTACCCTGAGACAGACTGCGTCCTGCAGCTGACCTAG
- the TTC24 gene encoding tetratricopeptide repeat protein 24 — protein MPPTPLSPPFTPTEHTGGRPPYPWLRRRLPERSPPQPPPSCKKAGKKGRSSGDGGGGGRAPGVEVTGRGAEVAALTWAGQRALARGTRGGRWGASGRHCAFRGLGQPRLRRVCAFNLGVAYVESGKPTKGLEFLLRSQPSEGESRERGGGLYFNRGRLRKGSRIFRRRWSVLGRRRWAAGRDPRADGMLLPGMREPARAARCFLEAARSYAAAASPEAAAVALSRAGGSMLQSRRFGAAEVARVLAQCRSLCPSIPDAALRAKLYNDVGLGYCRLRIFSLAAESFQQALAPRAGEQDECSEAALLQNLGAAHNALGSFGTALGWHRRAAALHGARGNRRAQGQCFSNLAYACSRLGNHEAAAENYLHALQAFRDSGDMQGQWQACEGLGAACLHLGDPQKAVRHYKEALTLLARCQDTPRAACERVVQKLSDAIQHQLCLSRRGAWAPTPAAVSIPLGGQGDTRMWTPSCPPPPQQDPVQLWFCSTWPRARARQLRQSKASFKGGAQAGDEPYAPGTRPRHSGRGAALADGPAPEPRNPQDIPGEDEDGPSTAAGCHRQPRANRWVGEEGHPHAGVSKGMQRAVAPQGFLVVPSNLSSTHRPPAPPRHGSPQPRHRTPRTLRLRPPEREGAAQHPCRKPTHPPGTSSASHRTRCNTPVASPPPSPAAATPTAAASCWPPTNQDPRTRTRALSVICSLV, from the exons atgccccccaccccgctcTCACCACCCTTCACACCTACAGAGCACACG GGGGGTCGCCCACCCTACCCATGGCTTCGGAGGCGCCTACCGGAgcgcagccccccgcagcccccgccatCCTGCAAAAAAGCcggaaaaaagggaaggagcagcggggatggggggggaggcgggcgggcgCCAGGGGTCGAGGTGACGGGGCGGGGGGCCGAGGTGGCGGCGCTGACGTGGGCCGGGCAGCGGGCGCTGGCGCGGGGGACAcgcggggggcggtggggcgCTTCAGGAAGGCACTGCGCCTTTCGGGGGCTCGGGCAGCCCCGGCTGCGCAGGGTTTGTGCCTTCAACCTGGGGGTCGCCTACGTGGAGAGCGGGAAACCCACCAAGGGCCTGGAATTCCTGCTCCGATCCCAACCCTCAgaaggggagagcagggagcggggcggggggctctaTTTCAATAGGGGGCGGCTCAGGAAGGGCTCCAGGATTTTCCGAAGGCGCTGGAGCGTCCTGGGGCGACGCAGGTGGGCGGCCGGCAGGGACCCACGTGCAGATGGGATGCTGCTACCTGGGATGCGGGAGCCGGCGCGAGCCGCCCGTTGCTTCCTGGAGGCGGCACGGAGCTACGCGGCGGCGGccagcccggaggcggcggcggtggcgctgagcagggcaggtggCTCCATGTTGCAGAGCCGACGCTTCGGGGCGGCGGAGGTGGCGCGGGTCCTCGCCCAGTGCCGCTCGCTCTGCCCGAGCATCCCCGACGCCGCCCTGCGAG CAAAACTCTACAACGACGTTGGGCTCGGCTACTGCCGGCTCCGCATCTTCTCCCTGGCTGCCGAGAGCTTCCAGCAGGCGCTCGCCCCCCGTGCTGGCGAGCAGGATGAGTGCAGTGAGGCCGCGCTGCTGCAGAACCTGGGTGCTGCCCACAACGCCCTGGGCAGCTTTGGCACGGCGCTGGGCTGGCACCGGCGAGCGGCGGCGCTGCACG GCGCTCGAGGGAACCGGAGGGCGCAGGGGCAGTGCTTCAGCAACCTGGCGTACGCCTGCAGCCGGCTCGGGAACCATGAGGCTGCCGCAGAGAATTACCTGCACGCCTTGCAAGCCTTCCGGGACTCCG GGGACATGCAGGGACAGTGGCAAGCgtgcgaggggctgggggcagcctgccTCCACCTGGGAGACCCCCAAAAAGCCGTCAGGCACTACAAGGAGGCCCTGACTTTGCTGGCCCGCTGCCAG GAcacccccagagctgcctgcgAGCGCGTCGTGCAGAAGCTCAGCGATGCCatccagcaccagctctgcctctcccGCAGGGGGGCCTGGGcgcccaccccagcagcagtgagcatccccctgggtgggcagggggacacaCGCATGTGGACCCCGAGCTGTCCGCCCCCCCCACAGCAGGACCCCGTCCAACTGTGGTTTTGCTCCACGTGGCCCCGTGCCAGGGCGAGGCAGCTCCGGCAGAGCAAGGC GTCCTTCAAGgggggagcccaggctggggacGAGCCGTACGCACCGGGAACACGTCCCAGGCACTCAG GtagaggagcagccctggctgatGGCCCCGCACCAGAGCCCCGCAACCCACAGGACATCCCTGGGGAGGATGAGGATGGTCCCAGCACGGCTGCAGGGTGTCACCGTCAGCCCCGCGCCAACAGGTGGGTGGGCGAGGAGGGGCACCCCCACGCAGGAGTGTCGAAGGGGATGCAGCGAGCGGTGGCGCCCCAGGGATTTCTCGTGGTTCCAAG TAACCTCAGCAGCACCCACCGGCCACCAGCCCCACCGCGCCacggcagcccccagcccc GGCACCGGACCCCCCGGACCCTCCGACTGAGGCCCCCGGAGCG ggagggggcagcacagcacccctgcaggaaacccacccacccacccggCACCTCTTCTGCATCCCACCGGACACGCTGTAACACGCCAGTGGCCTCACCACctcccagccccgctgctgccacccccaccGCTGCCGCCAGCTGCTGGCCCCCCACCAACCAGGACCCCCGCACCAGGACCAGGGCACTATCTGTCATCTGCAGCCTTGTGTGA